One Pseudomonas sp. FP1742 genomic window carries:
- a CDS encoding bifunctional diguanylate cyclase/phosphodiesterase codes for MSTPVEPLRLLLLAEEPAWAALLRECLAPMGNSAVLLSAPSWESVSNLFDDNRSAVLLTIPALQPAPGRCNLPTVLLLEHEPLAPPDGVSDWLVRNLLDAGMLRRCLRHVRERGVLENTLQRLAEQDPLTGIANRQGFQTLLAARLAENDGRGLALGHLDLDNFRHANDALGHQAGDRLILQVVSRLKSQLEAGDQLARLGSDEFALLIDTRRAPQRAEWMAERITEALSEPYWIDGESLLIGSSLGIAHARAQAGADPLMWHAHIAMQQAKSTQGCTFHIFNERINRNARSIADLESELRRALRRDELELHYQPRLNLEDGQIVGLEALVRWRHGERGLLPPSEFVPLAEQSGLIVPLGYWVISRALRDMQALRERGLPALHMAINLSFRQFQDSQLLATLSRLIAERGVEAQWLEFELTETAVMRRSDLVKQTMDALGRLGVRFSLDDFGTGFSSFVHLNSLPIALLKVDKSFVGGMEEREENRKLVHAMINLAHNLNLEVVAEGVETQAQLELLRGFGCDQVQGYLISKPLPLAELVEYLTFSSQQPALEVV; via the coding sequence TTGTCTACGCCTGTCGAACCCTTGCGTTTGCTGCTACTGGCCGAAGAGCCGGCATGGGCGGCGTTGTTGCGCGAGTGTCTGGCTCCGATGGGGAATTCGGCGGTGCTGCTTAGCGCGCCGAGCTGGGAGTCGGTCAGCAACCTGTTCGATGACAACCGCAGCGCGGTGTTGTTGACGATTCCTGCTCTGCAGCCGGCCCCCGGCCGTTGCAACCTGCCGACGGTGTTGCTGCTCGAACACGAGCCGCTGGCGCCGCCCGACGGTGTGAGCGACTGGTTGGTGCGCAATCTGCTGGATGCCGGCATGCTGCGCCGCTGCCTGCGTCATGTCCGTGAACGCGGCGTGCTGGAAAACACCTTGCAGCGTCTGGCCGAGCAGGATCCGTTGACCGGCATCGCCAACCGTCAGGGTTTTCAGACCTTGCTGGCGGCGCGGCTGGCGGAAAACGACGGCCGTGGTCTGGCCCTCGGTCACCTCGACCTCGACAATTTTCGACACGCCAATGACGCCCTCGGGCATCAGGCCGGCGACCGGTTGATCCTGCAGGTGGTTTCGCGGCTGAAAAGCCAGCTGGAGGCCGGCGATCAACTGGCGAGGCTGGGCAGCGATGAGTTCGCCCTGCTGATCGACACCCGCCGCGCCCCCCAGCGTGCCGAATGGATGGCCGAACGCATTACCGAAGCGCTGTCCGAACCCTATTGGATCGACGGCGAAAGCCTGTTGATCGGTTCCAGTCTCGGCATTGCCCACGCCCGAGCGCAGGCCGGTGCCGACCCATTGATGTGGCACGCCCACATCGCCATGCAGCAGGCCAAGAGCACCCAAGGTTGTACCTTTCACATCTTCAACGAGCGGATCAACCGCAATGCTCGCAGCATCGCCGATCTTGAAAGCGAGCTGCGCCGGGCCTTGCGCCGCGATGAGCTGGAGTTGCATTACCAGCCGCGCCTGAACCTTGAGGACGGTCAGATCGTCGGCCTCGAAGCTTTGGTGCGCTGGCGTCATGGCGAACGCGGTTTGCTGCCCCCCAGCGAGTTCGTGCCGCTGGCCGAGCAAAGCGGCTTGATCGTGCCGCTGGGTTACTGGGTGATTTCCCGAGCCCTGCGGGACATGCAGGCGTTGCGCGAACGGGGGTTGCCGGCGTTGCATATGGCGATCAACCTGTCGTTCCGACAGTTTCAGGACAGCCAGTTGCTGGCGACCTTGAGCCGGCTGATTGCCGAGCGTGGGGTCGAGGCGCAATGGCTGGAGTTCGAACTGACCGAAACCGCGGTGATGCGTCGCAGCGATCTGGTCAAGCAGACCATGGATGCCCTCGGGCGTCTGGGCGTGCGCTTCTCGCTGGACGATTTCGGCACCGGGTTCTCTTCGTTCGTGCACCTCAACAGCCTGCCGATTGCTTTGCTGAAGGTCGACAAGAGCTTTGTCGGCGGCATGGAGGAGCGCGAAGAGAATCGCAAACTGGTGCATGCCATGATCAACCTGGCGCACAACCTCAACCTCGAAGTGGTCGCCGAAGGGGTGGAAACACAGGCGCAGCTGGAATTGTTGCGCGGGTTCGGGTGCGATCAGGTGCAGGGGTACCTGATCAGCAAGCCGTTGCCGTTGGCGGAGTTGGTTGAGTATTTGACCTTCTCCAGTCAGCAGCCCGCACTGGAAGTAGTTTAA
- the rep gene encoding DNA helicase Rep: MSRLNPRQQEAVSYVGGPLLVLAGAGSGKTSVITRKIAHLIQSCGIRAQYIVAMTFTNKAAREMKERVGTLLKGGEGRGLTVCTFHNLGLNIIRKEHARLGYKPGFSIFDETDVKALMTDIMQKEYSGDDGVDEIKNMIGAWKNDLILPPEALENARNPKEQTAAIVYTHYQRTLKAFNAVDFDDLILLPVKLFQEHDDILEKWQNKVRYLLVDEYQDTNASQYLLVKLLIGKRNQFTVVGDDDQSIYAWRGARPENLMLLKDDYPSLKVVMLEQNYRSTSRILRCANVLISNNPHEFEKQLWSEMGHGDEIRVIRCRNEDAEAERVAVELLTLHLRTDRPYSDFAILYRGNYQAKLIELKLQHHQIPYRLSGGNSFFGRQEVKDLMAYFRLIVNPDDDNAFLRVINVPRREIGSTTLEKLGNYATERKISMYAATDEIGLGEHLDSRFTDRLSRFKRFMDKVREQCAGEDPISALRSMVMDIDYENWLRTNSSSDKAADYRMGNVWFLIEALKNTLEKDEDGEMTVEDAIGKLVLRDMLERQQEEEDGAEGVQMMTLHASKGLEFPYVFIMGMEEEILPHRSSIEADTIEEERRLAYVGITRARQTLAFTFAAKRKQYGEIIDCAPSRFLDELPPDDLAWEGNDDTPTEVKAVRGNTALADIRAMLKR, from the coding sequence ATGTCCCGACTCAATCCCCGGCAGCAAGAAGCCGTGAGCTACGTCGGCGGCCCTCTTTTGGTGCTCGCCGGCGCAGGCTCCGGCAAGACCAGCGTGATCACGCGCAAAATTGCGCACCTGATCCAGAGCTGCGGCATCCGTGCCCAGTACATCGTCGCCATGACCTTTACCAACAAGGCCGCGCGGGAGATGAAGGAGCGGGTCGGCACCCTGCTCAAGGGCGGCGAAGGCCGCGGCCTGACGGTGTGCACCTTCCACAACCTGGGCCTGAACATCATCCGCAAGGAACACGCACGACTGGGCTACAAACCGGGCTTCTCGATCTTCGACGAGACCGACGTCAAAGCCCTGATGACCGACATCATGCAGAAGGAATACTCGGGCGACGATGGCGTCGACGAGATCAAGAACATGATCGGCGCCTGGAAAAACGACCTGATCCTGCCGCCCGAAGCCCTGGAAAACGCGCGCAATCCCAAGGAACAGACCGCCGCCATCGTCTACACCCACTACCAGCGCACGCTCAAGGCGTTCAACGCGGTGGACTTCGACGACCTGATCCTGCTGCCGGTAAAACTGTTCCAGGAACACGACGACATCCTGGAAAAATGGCAGAACAAGGTCCGCTACCTGCTGGTGGACGAATACCAGGACACCAACGCCAGCCAGTATTTGCTGGTAAAACTGCTGATCGGCAAACGCAACCAGTTCACCGTGGTGGGCGACGACGACCAGTCGATCTACGCCTGGCGCGGCGCCCGCCCGGAAAACCTGATGCTGCTCAAGGACGATTACCCGTCCCTGAAAGTGGTGATGCTGGAGCAGAACTACCGCTCCACCAGCCGTATCCTGCGCTGCGCCAACGTGCTGATTTCCAACAACCCCCACGAGTTCGAAAAGCAGCTGTGGAGTGAGATGGGCCACGGTGACGAAATCCGCGTGATCCGTTGCCGCAACGAAGACGCCGAAGCCGAGCGCGTGGCTGTGGAACTGCTGACCCTGCACCTGCGCACGGATCGGCCCTACAGCGATTTTGCGATCCTGTATCGCGGCAACTACCAGGCCAAGCTGATCGAGCTGAAGCTGCAGCACCACCAGATTCCGTATCGCCTGTCCGGCGGCAACAGCTTTTTCGGACGTCAGGAAGTGAAAGACCTGATGGCCTACTTCCGCTTGATCGTGAACCCGGACGACGACAACGCCTTCCTGCGGGTGATCAACGTCCCACGCCGGGAGATCGGCTCGACCACACTGGAGAAGCTGGGCAACTACGCCACCGAGCGCAAAATCTCGATGTACGCCGCCACCGACGAAATCGGCCTGGGCGAACACCTGGACAGCCGCTTCACCGATCGGCTGTCACGTTTCAAGCGTTTCATGGACAAGGTCCGCGAGCAGTGCGCCGGCGAAGACCCGATCTCCGCCCTGCGCAGCATGGTCATGGACATCGACTACGAGAACTGGCTGCGCACCAACAGCTCCAGCGACAAGGCCGCCGATTACCGCATGGGTAACGTCTGGTTCCTGATCGAGGCGCTGAAGAACACCCTCGAAAAAGACGAAGACGGCGAGATGACCGTCGAAGACGCCATCGGCAAACTCGTGCTGCGCGACATGCTGGAACGTCAGCAGGAAGAGGAAGACGGCGCCGAAGGTGTGCAGATGATGACCTTGCACGCCTCCAAGGGCCTGGAATTTCCTTACGTGTTCATCATGGGCATGGAAGAGGAAATCCTCCCGCACCGCTCCAGCATCGAAGCCGACACCATCGAAGAGGAACGTCGCCTGGCCTACGTCGGAATTACCCGAGCGCGTCAGACTTTGGCTTTCACTTTTGCCGCCAAGCGTAAGCAATACGGCGAGATCATCGACTGCGCGCCCAGCCGCTTCCTCGATGAACTGCCGCCGGACGACCTGGCCTGGGAAGGTAACGACGACACCCCGACTGAAGTCAAAGCGGTTCGCGGTAATACCGCATTGGCGGATATACGCGCGATGCTAAAGCGCTAG
- a CDS encoding xanthine phosphoribosyltransferase has product MEALHKKIREEGIVLSDQVLKVDAFLNHQIDPALMKLIGDEFASLFKDSGITKIVTIEASGIAPAIMTGLNLGVPVIFARKHQSLTLTENLLSATVYSFTKQTESTVAISPRHLTSSDRVLIIDDFLANGKASQALISIIKQAGATVAGLGIVIEKSFQGGRAELDAQGYRVESLARVQSLKDGVVTFIE; this is encoded by the coding sequence ATGGAAGCACTGCACAAGAAAATTCGCGAAGAAGGCATCGTGCTTTCCGACCAGGTTCTGAAAGTCGACGCCTTTCTGAACCACCAGATCGACCCGGCCCTGATGAAGCTGATCGGCGACGAATTCGCCTCGCTGTTCAAGGATTCGGGCATCACCAAGATTGTCACGATCGAAGCCTCAGGCATTGCCCCGGCAATCATGACCGGCCTGAACCTCGGCGTACCGGTGATTTTCGCCCGTAAGCATCAGTCCCTGACCCTGACTGAAAACCTGCTGTCGGCGACTGTCTACTCGTTCACCAAGCAAACCGAAAGCACCGTGGCGATCTCCCCACGCCACCTGACCAGCAGCGACCGCGTGCTGATCATCGACGACTTCCTGGCCAACGGTAAGGCGTCGCAAGCGCTGATCTCGATCATCAAACAGGCCGGCGCGACCGTGGCCGGTCTGGGCATCGTGATCGAGAAGTCGTTCCAGGGTGGCCGCGCGGAACTGGATGCCCAGGGTTATCGGGTTGAATCGTTGGCGCGTGTTCAGTCGCTGAAGGATGGCGTTGTAACCTTCATCGAATAA
- a CDS encoding acetyl-CoA hydrolase/transferase C-terminal domain-containing protein translates to MVQLCSIEQAVDDVLARLPAHIHMGLPLGLGKPNHFVNALYQRVAQLPERQLTVYTALCLGRPPLGDGLQKRFLEPFIERVFGDYPELDFLADLHRDSLPGNIHIHQFFMQPGSLLNSAPAQQDYVSSNYSHAARDINAAGLNLVAQLVASHSEHPDRLSLSCNPDITLDLLPMIAKRRAAGETILMVGQVHNDLPYMPGDAEVGIDTFDLLIDAKDNTTLFSTPNMPVGCQDHFIGLHASTLVRDGGTLQIGIGAMGDALTAALLARQADSDGYKALLADLNLSQWAQLIEREGGVEPFAKGLYGCSEMFVNGLLVLADAGIVRRKVYPDVPTQQQANAGTLNEAAQTDGISVHGGFFLGPRSFYERLRELPQSKRLEFNMTRISYINELYGQEELKRLQRLDARFINTVFTMTLLGAGVADQLEDGRVLSGVGGQYNFVAQGHALEGARSILLLRSWRESGGEVSSNIVWEYGHCTIPRHLRDIVVTEYGIADLRGKTDAAVIEALLNISDSRFQPGLIEQAQNVGKLPKHFRLDPRFADNSPQRLQAVQARHSNLFPEYPLGCDFTAEERDLLRALNWLKSKFKLTEILELGKAALDAPEPSEFPVHLERMQLTKPEGLKEDLFQRLLLTGLKATAQ, encoded by the coding sequence ATGGTGCAGTTGTGTTCTATCGAGCAGGCGGTCGATGACGTCCTGGCACGATTGCCGGCGCATATCCACATGGGCCTGCCGCTGGGGCTGGGCAAACCCAACCACTTCGTCAATGCGCTGTATCAACGGGTCGCGCAACTGCCCGAGCGGCAGCTGACGGTCTACACCGCCCTGTGCCTCGGCCGCCCGCCCTTGGGCGATGGCTTGCAAAAGCGCTTTCTCGAACCCTTCATCGAGCGGGTATTCGGCGATTACCCGGAACTGGATTTCCTCGCCGACCTGCATCGCGACAGCCTGCCAGGCAACATCCACATTCATCAGTTCTTCATGCAACCGGGCAGCCTGCTGAACAGCGCACCGGCCCAGCAGGACTACGTCAGCAGCAATTACAGCCACGCCGCGCGGGACATCAATGCCGCCGGATTGAATCTGGTGGCGCAACTGGTCGCCAGCCACAGCGAACATCCCGATCGCCTGAGCCTGAGCTGCAACCCGGACATCACCCTCGACCTGTTGCCGATGATCGCCAAGCGCCGGGCGGCGGGGGAGACGATCCTGATGGTGGGCCAGGTGCACAACGACTTGCCGTACATGCCCGGTGACGCGGAAGTCGGCATCGACACCTTTGACCTGCTGATCGACGCCAAGGACAACACCACATTGTTCTCCACACCGAACATGCCGGTGGGTTGCCAGGATCACTTCATCGGGCTGCACGCCAGCACGCTGGTGCGCGATGGCGGCACCTTGCAGATCGGCATCGGCGCCATGGGCGATGCCCTCACAGCGGCGTTGCTGGCGCGGCAGGCTGACAGTGACGGTTACAAGGCGTTGCTGGCAGATTTGAATCTCAGCCAGTGGGCGCAGCTGATCGAGCGCGAAGGGGGCGTCGAACCGTTCGCCAAAGGCCTTTACGGTTGCAGCGAAATGTTCGTCAACGGCTTGCTGGTACTGGCGGATGCCGGGATCGTGCGGCGCAAAGTCTACCCGGACGTGCCGACCCAGCAGCAGGCGAACGCCGGGACGCTGAATGAGGCGGCGCAAACCGATGGCATCTCGGTACATGGCGGTTTTTTCCTCGGGCCACGCAGTTTCTACGAGCGCTTGCGCGAGTTGCCGCAGAGCAAGCGGCTCGAATTCAACATGACCCGTATCAGTTACATCAATGAGCTCTACGGCCAGGAAGAGCTCAAACGCTTGCAGCGCCTTGATGCGCGCTTCATCAACACCGTGTTCACCATGACCCTGCTCGGCGCCGGCGTGGCTGATCAACTTGAAGACGGGCGGGTGCTGAGCGGCGTTGGCGGGCAATACAACTTCGTGGCCCAGGGTCATGCACTGGAAGGGGCGCGCTCAATTCTGCTTCTGCGCAGTTGGCGTGAGTCGGGTGGTGAAGTCAGTTCGAACATCGTTTGGGAATACGGCCACTGCACGATCCCGCGGCATCTGCGGGACATCGTTGTCACGGAGTACGGCATCGCCGATCTGCGGGGCAAGACCGACGCGGCGGTGATCGAGGCGTTGCTGAACATCAGCGACTCACGCTTCCAGCCGGGGCTGATCGAACAGGCGCAGAACGTTGGCAAATTGCCGAAGCATTTCCGTCTCGATCCGCGTTTTGCCGACAACAGCCCACAGCGTTTACAGGCCGTTCAGGCACGGCATTCGAATCTGTTTCCGGAGTATCCACTGGGCTGCGATTTCACAGCTGAGGAGCGGGACTTATTGCGGGCGCTGAACTGGTTGAAGAGCAAGTTCAAGCTCACGGAAATTCTGGAACTGGGCAAGGCGGCGCTGGATGCGCCAGAACCTTCGGAGTTTCCCGTGCATCTGGAGCGGATGCAGCTGACGAAACCGGAAGGGTTGAAGGAGGATTTGTTCCAGCGGTTACTGCTCACCGGCCTCAAAGCCACTGCTCAGTAG
- a CDS encoding cytochrome c5 family protein: protein MNLIMKMLAAPATVLALWAVSAQAATNDDIAKRLEPVGQVCVQGKECKGMEVAASVGGGAAKTPDEIIAKHCNACHGTGLLGAPKIGDAADWKKRADKEGGTAAGLAKVALNGLNAMPPKGTCSDCELKDLEGAIQKMSGLK from the coding sequence GTGAACCTAATTATGAAAATGCTGGCCGCACCAGCAACCGTATTGGCCCTTTGGGCAGTCAGCGCACAAGCTGCGACCAACGACGATATCGCTAAACGTCTTGAACCAGTCGGCCAGGTTTGTGTGCAGGGTAAAGAATGCAAGGGGATGGAAGTCGCTGCTTCGGTTGGCGGCGGTGCAGCGAAAACTCCCGACGAAATTATTGCCAAACACTGCAATGCTTGTCATGGCACCGGCCTGTTGGGCGCCCCCAAAATCGGTGATGCCGCAGACTGGAAAAAGCGCGCCGATAAAGAAGGCGGCACCGCTGCTGGCTTGGCGAAGGTAGCGTTGAACGGGCTCAATGCGATGCCGCCAAAAGGCACCTGCAGTGACTGCGAACTGAAAGACCTTGAAGGTGCCATCCAGAAGATGTCTGGCCTGAAATAA
- a CDS encoding cupin domain-containing protein produces the protein MDVGERLQSIRKLKGLSQRELAKRAGVTNSTISMIEKNSVSPSISSLRKVLGGIPMSMVEFFSEEILQEKPTQIVYKAHELIDISDGAVTMKLVGRAHPSRAIAFLNEIYPPGADTGEEMLTHEGEETGILVEGRLELVVGLETFVLEAGDSYYFESTKPHRFRNPFDAPARLISAATPANF, from the coding sequence TTGGACGTCGGTGAACGACTGCAATCGATCCGTAAGCTCAAAGGTCTTTCCCAGCGTGAGCTCGCCAAACGTGCGGGTGTTACCAACAGCACCATTTCGATGATCGAGAAGAATAGCGTCAGCCCCTCGATCAGTTCGCTGAGGAAAGTCCTGGGCGGGATTCCCATGTCCATGGTCGAGTTCTTTTCCGAAGAAATCCTGCAGGAAAAGCCGACTCAGATCGTCTACAAGGCCCACGAGCTGATCGATATTTCCGATGGCGCAGTGACCATGAAGCTCGTCGGCCGGGCTCACCCGAGCCGGGCTATCGCGTTCCTCAACGAAATCTACCCGCCAGGTGCCGACACCGGTGAGGAGATGCTTACCCATGAGGGCGAAGAAACCGGGATTCTGGTGGAAGGTCGGTTGGAACTGGTGGTCGGGCTCGAAACATTTGTGCTCGAAGCCGGCGACAGCTACTACTTTGAGAGTACCAAGCCGCACCGTTTCCGGAATCCGTTCGATGCCCCGGCGCGACTAATCAGCGCAGCCACTCCAGCGAATTTCTAA
- the alr gene encoding alanine racemase codes for MRPARALIDLQALRHNYRIAREVTGARALAVIKADAYGHGAVRCAQALEAEADGFAVACIEEALELRAAGIRAPVLLLEGFFEADELALIVEHDFWCVVHSLWQLEAIEKAALSKPITVWLKLDSGMHRVGLHPADYQAAYQRLLASGKVAKIVLMSHFARADELHCQASAEQVAVFEAARQGLSAEISLRNSPAVLGWPQIPSDWVRPGIMLYGATPFEEANAVASRLQPVMTLESKVICVRELPAGEPIGYGAKFVTPKPMRVGVVAMGYADGYPRQAPSGTPVLVAGQRSQLLGRVSMDMLCVDLTDVPQAGLGSPVELWGKNILASDVAAAAGTIPYQIFCNLRRVPLLYSGA; via the coding sequence ATGCGTCCTGCCCGTGCCCTGATCGACCTTCAAGCCCTGCGTCACAACTACCGGATCGCTCGTGAAGTCACGGGTGCCCGTGCGCTCGCGGTGATCAAGGCCGATGCCTATGGCCATGGCGCCGTGCGTTGCGCCCAGGCGCTGGAAGCCGAGGCGGACGGGTTTGCCGTGGCCTGCATTGAGGAAGCCCTGGAGCTGCGCGCCGCCGGCATTCGTGCGCCGGTGTTGTTGCTGGAAGGTTTTTTCGAAGCCGATGAGTTGGCGCTGATCGTCGAACACGACTTCTGGTGCGTGGTGCACTCGCTGTGGCAGCTCGAAGCCATTGAAAAAGCCGCGCTGAGCAAACCGATCACGGTCTGGCTCAAGCTTGACTCGGGCATGCATCGGGTTGGCCTGCACCCGGCGGATTACCAGGCGGCCTATCAACGGCTGCTGGCCAGCGGCAAAGTGGCGAAGATCGTGCTGATGAGTCACTTCGCCCGCGCCGATGAGCTGCACTGCCAGGCCAGCGCCGAGCAGGTTGCGGTGTTCGAGGCGGCGCGTCAGGGGTTGTCGGCCGAAATCAGTCTGCGGAACTCGCCGGCGGTGCTCGGTTGGCCGCAGATTCCGAGCGATTGGGTGCGCCCCGGCATCATGCTCTATGGCGCGACGCCATTCGAAGAGGCCAATGCCGTGGCGTCCCGCCTGCAACCGGTGATGACCCTGGAATCGAAAGTGATTTGCGTGCGTGAACTGCCGGCCGGCGAGCCGATTGGCTACGGCGCGAAATTCGTCACCCCCAAGCCGATGCGTGTGGGTGTGGTGGCGATGGGGTATGCCGACGGCTATCCGCGCCAGGCCCCGAGCGGCACACCGGTGCTGGTGGCCGGGCAGCGTAGCCAGTTACTGGGCCGGGTATCGATGGACATGCTGTGCGTCGACCTGACCGACGTGCCTCAAGCCGGCCTAGGTTCACCCGTCGAGTTGTGGGGCAAAAATATCCTCGCCAGTGACGTCGCCGCCGCCGCGGGCACGATTCCTTACCAGATCTTCTGCAACCTGCGCCGGGTGCCGCTGCTCTATTCCGGGGCCTGA
- a CDS encoding RidA family protein: MSIQRQLTNERMSQIVVHNGTVYLAGQVGDDMNAGIEQQTRETLANIERLLDLAGTDKNRLLSVTIYLKDIDAHFAGMNSVWDQWLPKGVAPARATVESKLCEPQILVELSVVAALP; this comes from the coding sequence ATGTCAATCCAGCGCCAGCTCACCAATGAGCGCATGAGCCAGATCGTTGTCCATAACGGCACGGTGTATCTGGCAGGGCAGGTCGGCGACGACATGAACGCCGGGATTGAACAACAGACCCGTGAAACTCTCGCCAACATCGAGCGTTTGCTGGATTTGGCCGGGACCGACAAAAACCGTCTGCTATCGGTGACGATTTATCTGAAAGACATCGATGCGCACTTCGCGGGCATGAACTCGGTGTGGGACCAGTGGCTGCCCAAAGGCGTTGCACCGGCCCGTGCCACGGTCGAATCGAAGCTGTGCGAGCCGCAAATCCTGGTCGAGCTGTCGGTTGTCGCCGCGCTGCCATAA
- the dadA gene encoding D-amino acid dehydrogenase — protein MRVLVLGSGVIGTASAYYLARAGFEVTVVDRQPAPAMETSFANAGQVSPGYASPWAAPGVPLKAIKWLLQRHAPLAIKATANIDQYLWMAQMLRNCTASRYAVNKERMVRLSEYSRDCLDELRAETGIAYEGRSLGTTQLFRTQAQLDGAAKDIAVLKESGVPFELLDRAGIARVEPALASVTDILAGALRLPNDQTGDCQIFTTRLAEMAVKLGVEFRFGQDIQRLDFAGDRINGVWIDGKLETADRYVLALGSYSPQLLKPLGIRAPVYPLKGYSLTVPITNPAMAPTSTILDETYKVAITRFDNRIRVGGMAEIAGFDLSLNPRRRETLEMIVNDLYPQGGNLAEASFWTGLRPTTPDGTPIVGATPFKNLFLNTGHGTLGWTMACGSGRLLADLMAKRTPQISAEGLDISRYGNKLQESAKHVNPAPAHQ, from the coding sequence ATGCGCGTTCTGGTCTTGGGTAGCGGCGTTATCGGTACCGCCAGTGCCTATTATCTGGCACGAGCCGGTTTTGAAGTGACGGTCGTGGACCGTCAGCCAGCGCCGGCCATGGAAACCAGCTTCGCCAACGCCGGGCAGGTTTCGCCGGGTTATGCCTCGCCGTGGGCTGCGCCAGGCGTACCGCTCAAAGCCATCAAGTGGCTGTTGCAGCGTCACGCGCCATTGGCAATCAAGGCCACCGCCAATATCGACCAATACCTGTGGATGGCGCAGATGCTGCGCAACTGCACGGCCAGCCGCTACGCGGTGAACAAAGAGCGCATGGTGCGCCTGTCCGAGTACAGCCGCGACTGTCTCGACGAATTGCGCGCCGAAACCGGTATTGCCTACGAAGGCCGCAGCCTCGGTACTACCCAGCTGTTCCGCACCCAGGCGCAACTTGATGGGGCCGCCAAGGACATCGCCGTGCTGAAAGAGTCCGGCGTGCCGTTTGAACTGCTTGATCGCGCCGGCATTGCCCGGGTCGAACCGGCCCTGGCCAGCGTCACCGACATCCTCGCCGGTGCCTTGCGACTGCCGAACGACCAGACCGGCGACTGCCAGATATTCACCACCCGCCTGGCCGAAATGGCTGTGAAACTGGGTGTGGAATTCCGTTTCGGCCAGGACATCCAGCGCCTCGACTTCGCCGGTGATCGCATCAATGGTGTTTGGATCGACGGCAAGCTGGAAACCGCCGACCGTTATGTCCTGGCGCTGGGTAGCTACTCGCCGCAATTGCTCAAGCCGCTGGGCATCAGGGCGCCGGTGTATCCGCTCAAGGGTTACTCGCTGACTGTGCCGATCACCAACCCGGCGATGGCTCCGACGTCGACCATTCTCGACGAGACCTACAAGGTCGCGATCACCCGTTTCGACAACCGCATCCGCGTCGGTGGCATGGCGGAAATCGCCGGTTTTGACCTGTCGTTGAACCCGCGCCGACGCGAAACCCTGGAGATGATCGTCAACGACCTTTATCCTCAGGGCGGCAATCTGGCCGAGGCGAGTTTCTGGACCGGTCTGCGTCCGACCACCCCGGACGGCACGCCGATTGTTGGTGCCACGCCGTTCAAAAACCTGTTCTTGAACACGGGCCACGGCACACTTGGCTGGACCATGGCTTGTGGTTCCGGTCGCTTGCTGGCGGACTTGATGGCGAAAAGAACGCCACAGATCAGCGCCGAAGGCCTCGATATTTCCCGTTACGGCAACAAACTTCAGGAGTCTGCAAAACATGTCAATCCAGCGCCAGCTCACCAATGA
- a CDS encoding Lrp/AsnC ligand binding domain-containing protein — protein sequence MRTNTQTKRELDKIDRNILRILQADGRISFTELGEKVGLSTTPCTERVRRLEREGIIMGYNARLNPQHLKGSLLVFVEISLDYKSGDTFEEFRRAVLKLPHVLECHLVSGDFDYLVKARISEMASYRKLLGDILLKLPHVRESKSYIVMEEVKESLSLPIPD from the coding sequence ATGCGAACCAACACTCAAACCAAACGTGAGCTGGACAAGATCGACCGTAACATCCTGCGGATCCTGCAAGCGGACGGGCGCATCTCCTTTACCGAACTGGGGGAAAAGGTCGGCCTCTCCACCACCCCCTGCACTGAACGGGTACGGCGCCTGGAGCGCGAAGGGATCATCATGGGCTACAACGCCCGGCTGAATCCGCAGCACCTCAAGGGTAGTCTGTTGGTGTTCGTCGAGATCAGCCTCGACTACAAATCCGGCGATACTTTCGAAGAGTTCCGACGCGCGGTACTGAAACTGCCCCACGTGCTGGAATGCCATTTGGTGTCAGGTGACTTCGATTATCTGGTGAAAGCGCGGATTTCCGAAATGGCCTCGTACCGCAAACTGCTGGGCGACATCCTGCTCAAGTTGCCGCATGTGCGCGAATCCAAGAGCTATATCGTGATGGAGGAAGTGAAAGAGAGCTTGAGTCTGCCGATTCCGGATTGA
- a CDS encoding YkgJ family cysteine cluster protein yields MSCNSQKIRTLRQQIPTFECVPGCHDCCGPVTTSPEEMSRLPRKTRAEQDAAMDELNCVHLGPNGCTVYDERPLICRLFGTTKTLPCPNGRRPVELIHPRVEKQIHEYMASTRQVLV; encoded by the coding sequence ATGAGCTGCAACAGTCAGAAAATCCGCACGCTGCGCCAGCAGATTCCCACCTTCGAGTGCGTGCCCGGCTGCCATGACTGCTGTGGGCCGGTGACCACCTCGCCCGAAGAAATGTCCCGCCTGCCGCGCAAGACCCGGGCCGAGCAGGACGCGGCGATGGATGAGCTCAATTGTGTCCATCTGGGCCCCAACGGCTGCACGGTATATGACGAACGACCGCTGATCTGCCGTCTGTTCGGTACTACCAAGACGTTGCCTTGCCCCAATGGGCGGCGGCCGGTGGAGCTGATTCACCCCCGGGTCGAGAAGCAGATCCACGAATACATGGCCAGTACCCGGCAGGTGTTGGTGTAG